One genomic segment of Desulforamulus reducens MI-1 includes these proteins:
- a CDS encoding YitT family protein, with amino-acid sequence MINTAKMKQRAVNMIRQFLGITLGAVTMAVSFNALVIPYGLLSGGVGGLSLMGEYLFNLPVSIGMFLLNIPIFLWGLKELNRKFIISSLLGTFIMIVALPVTKPYLNTPKIDLFLAAIYSGVVGGLGAGLVFRFGASTGGTDIISMVMKKKKNIGVGTFLFYTNITVLALFIFFFDLKIVMYTAISMWVSGKVTDFVIEGINRNKSVTIISDKSDVIAKRIIGELHRGVTLLDGHGGFSGSFKQVITCVVNNFEIGRLKELVVTTDEHAFMFVTETTEVSGQGFRI; translated from the coding sequence ATGATTAATACAGCTAAAATGAAACAAAGGGCAGTTAACATGATAAGGCAGTTCCTGGGAATTACTCTGGGAGCTGTTACTATGGCTGTGTCTTTTAATGCATTAGTTATTCCCTATGGCTTGTTATCAGGTGGGGTAGGGGGCCTATCTTTGATGGGGGAATACCTTTTCAATTTACCTGTGTCTATAGGAATGTTTCTTTTGAACATTCCCATTTTTCTTTGGGGTCTCAAGGAACTTAACCGAAAATTTATCATTTCCAGCCTACTGGGCACCTTTATTATGATTGTTGCTCTCCCCGTAACCAAACCGTACCTTAACACGCCTAAAATAGATTTATTTTTAGCAGCTATTTATTCCGGTGTAGTAGGTGGACTGGGAGCCGGATTAGTCTTTCGGTTCGGGGCCTCCACAGGGGGGACTGATATCATTTCTATGGTTATGAAAAAAAAGAAAAATATTGGGGTGGGAACTTTCTTATTTTATACCAATATTACTGTGTTGGCTTTGTTTATCTTTTTCTTTGATCTAAAAATTGTTATGTATACAGCCATTTCTATGTGGGTTAGTGGTAAGGTTACGGATTTTGTCATTGAAGGTATTAATCGAAATAAGTCGGTTACGATTATTTCAGATAAGAGCGACGTAATTGCTAAACGAATTATTGGAGAATTGCACAGGGGTGTTACTTTGTTAGATGGTCACGGGGGATTTTCAGGCAGCTTTAAGCAGGTTATTACCTGTGTGGTAAACAATTTTGAGATTGGTAGGCTAAAAGAACTTGTGGTGACCACAGATGAACATGCATTTATGTTTGTAACTGAAACAACTGAGGTTTCAGGACAAGGGTTTCGGATTTAG
- a CDS encoding sulfite exporter TauE/SafE family protein, whose protein sequence is MRGLYEALMSASRAHAKWELEMSNNIIRNRKHLLVLALMMLPLVIPAIGHAADLPGFIGGKSAYGPSHYNPMMFYGSMAVGICAGLITGCIGAGGGFVITPALMSLGVKGILAVGTDQFHIFAKAIMGTVIHKKLGNVNVALAIAFLVGSGIGVTAGGTLNRALFNMNPVLSDFIISLVYVVMLGFLGFYSMYDFIKNKNTSGDAHGGPEGMTKLAQKLQGVNIAPMVKFDEDIVPGGRKISGWFVAFCGAVVGFAAAIMGVGGGFLTFPMFVYGLGVSSFTTVGTDILQIIFTAGYSSIAQYAVYGYIFYTLAMGMLVGSLLGIQIGAATTKVVSGIYIRAFYAIAIMAGFVNRAFALPEKMAQMGYISIAKENGVLFSNIGAWVFFGLILIFAVWIILSFIRGLPILRAETAEASMASGKGVSH, encoded by the coding sequence ATGCGGGGTTTGTACGAAGCGTTAATGTCCGCATCCAGGGCCCATGCTAAATGGGAATTGGAAATGTCCAATAATATTATACGAAACCGAAAACATCTGCTGGTTTTAGCTCTTATGATGCTTCCATTAGTTATTCCTGCCATTGGTCATGCTGCGGATTTACCGGGATTTATCGGTGGTAAAAGTGCCTATGGACCATCCCACTATAATCCGATGATGTTCTACGGTTCCATGGCAGTTGGTATTTGTGCGGGGTTAATTACTGGCTGCATTGGTGCTGGCGGTGGTTTTGTTATTACGCCAGCCCTAATGAGTCTAGGAGTAAAAGGTATTTTAGCAGTTGGAACAGACCAATTTCATATTTTTGCAAAGGCCATCATGGGTACCGTAATTCATAAAAAATTGGGTAACGTAAATGTGGCTCTTGCTATAGCTTTCTTAGTTGGTTCCGGTATCGGTGTTACCGCGGGTGGTACATTAAACCGCGCACTGTTTAATATGAACCCAGTGTTGAGTGATTTTATTATTAGCTTAGTTTATGTTGTTATGCTAGGATTCTTAGGGTTCTATTCCATGTACGACTTTATTAAAAACAAAAACACCAGTGGAGATGCCCATGGTGGGCCAGAAGGTATGACAAAATTAGCACAGAAACTACAAGGGGTTAATATCGCCCCTATGGTTAAGTTTGATGAAGATATTGTTCCTGGTGGTCGTAAAATTTCCGGTTGGTTTGTGGCCTTCTGTGGTGCAGTGGTTGGTTTTGCAGCAGCTATTATGGGTGTAGGCGGTGGCTTCCTGACCTTTCCAATGTTTGTTTACGGTCTAGGCGTATCCTCCTTTACCACAGTGGGTACAGACATTCTGCAAATTATCTTTACTGCGGGCTACAGTTCCATAGCTCAGTACGCTGTTTACGGTTATATATTTTATACATTGGCTATGGGTATGTTGGTTGGTTCCCTACTGGGCATTCAGATTGGTGCAGCTACCACAAAGGTGGTTTCTGGTATCTATATCCGCGCTTTCTATGCCATTGCCATAATGGCCGGTTTTGTAAACAGAGCATTTGCGCTGCCTGAAAAAATGGCTCAGATGGGGTACATCTCTATAGCGAAGGAAAATGGCGTATTATTTTCCAATATCGGTGCCTGGGTATTCTTTGGGTTAATTCTAATCTTTGCAGTATGGATTATCCTAAGCTTTATCCGAGGTCTTCCTATCCTGCGAGCTGAAACTGCCGAAGCGTCTATGGCTAGTGGTAAAGGAGTGAGTCATTAA
- a CDS encoding AAA family ATPase, whose amino-acid sequence MTAEQALKEQWGININTISDFWVDPEKLSVIQDLMFSGINVMLTGDPGTGKTELTKRLAQAHKLPFHRVNVGAIRTPRDWFGHWEFIGGQTVFVQSEFVNAIQRPGMIALDEFNRVTPDIHNSIYTILDHNREVYIEETKQFITVHPQCIFVATENRGRSHTGTFMEDTAVEDRFETIKLELPPVEIMAQLLERVYRASEEQALLLARITHKLNSLYHEESLSRPTGFRPAIAATALIKRGQPLNTALKYTFVNRFSPEGGVDSEQTTVLQVIQAYLK is encoded by the coding sequence ATGACTGCAGAACAGGCTCTTAAAGAACAATGGGGAATTAATATAAATACCATATCGGACTTTTGGGTTGACCCCGAGAAATTATCAGTTATACAGGATTTGATGTTTTCTGGAATTAACGTTATGCTTACCGGAGATCCCGGTACCGGTAAAACAGAACTTACAAAACGATTGGCCCAGGCCCATAAGCTACCCTTCCACCGGGTTAATGTTGGTGCCATTCGGACTCCCAGGGATTGGTTCGGCCACTGGGAATTCATTGGCGGACAAACTGTTTTTGTTCAGTCGGAGTTTGTTAATGCTATTCAGCGTCCGGGTATGATAGCCCTGGACGAGTTTAACCGGGTTACACCGGATATTCATAACTCCATTTATACCATTCTTGATCACAACAGGGAAGTTTATATTGAAGAAACCAAGCAGTTTATTACAGTACATCCACAATGTATTTTTGTAGCCACAGAAAACCGTGGACGAAGCCATACAGGCACCTTTATGGAAGATACAGCAGTGGAAGACCGCTTTGAAACAATTAAACTGGAGTTACCACCGGTGGAAATAATGGCACAACTGTTAGAAAGGGTTTACAGGGCCAGTGAGGAACAAGCATTACTTTTAGCTAGAATAACCCATAAATTAAACAGCCTTTATCATGAAGAAAGCTTAAGCCGTCCCACTGGATTCCGTCCTGCCATAGCGGCTACGGCGTTAATTAAAAGGGGACAACCCCTTAATACGGCTCTAAAATACACTTTTGTCAACCGTTTTTCCCCAGAGGGAGGCGTGGACAGCGAGCAAACCACAGTTTTACAAGTTATACAAGCTTATTTGAAGTAA
- a CDS encoding vWA domain-containing protein → MAIEQNIELWRNKSLSDFWLTGKGLDNNKKSNGQPYAMFSHKLLGSEDMDAQAMAMTAMLGAVSRVVDIVHGKQKFSVNFSSKETRTDFAAKQIALSAEPLFNPPPGYLMPDIVDVLTGMALHEAAHAQFSKPEYYTEMPGNPFMAVIRNVVEDVYIEQLTSLYYPGYAGYFWKYRRYEFDLNPGKWSHKPSKDLMENELNLRTSDFLLVMRSTRNYVSQVARVNNVADLLKKIIYVEKPARLEKLNTRTVARRIYNELFGNLIQHDIAYSLPSSLLDYNNRGKHQAESGNTNNTNKTNIPSDLQNLIQNMRQEQLQVANMSELMEAGLDPDYPPPPPPMVVFRRPLMDEGAIERYEQARSAVQPFVIRLRNRLSWANTRQVINQFQLPSGELDEDSLYQASYSNRIFRQTEIINTRTRKLDICLLVDTSASMVYPAGKEISRVELARNLAALFVEALEPVDSIKTWVFGFNLKGAVNMYELYSPALPNKARIGVTGAEGTTPEGTAVKYAALRMMAEGRPFVQKVLIVIADGNPNPGPETKLVKEQVKRLKALGCKTISILLGDRPPEYGYENSIPWTDYNTVTTGFGRLLKKLVEDN, encoded by the coding sequence GTGGCTATTGAACAAAACATTGAACTTTGGCGTAACAAAAGTCTCTCTGATTTTTGGTTAACCGGTAAAGGGTTAGATAATAACAAAAAGAGCAATGGGCAACCCTATGCCATGTTTAGTCATAAATTATTAGGTTCCGAAGACATGGATGCCCAGGCAATGGCTATGACCGCCATGCTGGGGGCTGTCTCTCGGGTGGTGGATATTGTCCATGGCAAACAAAAGTTTTCTGTTAATTTCAGTTCCAAAGAAACAAGAACTGATTTTGCAGCGAAGCAAATTGCCCTTAGTGCGGAACCCCTATTTAACCCACCACCGGGATATTTGATGCCGGACATTGTTGATGTGCTTACAGGGATGGCTCTACATGAAGCAGCCCATGCCCAGTTTAGTAAACCCGAATACTACACAGAAATGCCTGGTAACCCCTTTATGGCGGTGATTAGAAACGTGGTAGAGGATGTCTATATTGAGCAGCTTACATCCCTTTATTACCCTGGATATGCTGGTTACTTTTGGAAATACCGCCGTTACGAATTTGATCTAAATCCTGGGAAATGGTCGCATAAACCCAGTAAAGATTTAATGGAAAATGAATTAAATCTTCGCACCTCAGATTTCTTGTTGGTTATGCGTTCAACGAGAAATTATGTTTCCCAGGTGGCAAGGGTTAATAATGTAGCAGACCTTCTAAAAAAAATTATTTATGTGGAAAAGCCTGCAAGGTTAGAGAAGTTAAATACCCGCACGGTGGCCAGAAGAATCTATAATGAGTTATTTGGTAACCTTATCCAACATGACATTGCTTATTCCCTGCCCAGTTCTCTATTGGATTACAACAATCGGGGTAAACACCAGGCTGAATCAGGGAATACCAATAATACCAATAAGACCAACATTCCCAGTGATCTGCAGAATTTAATACAAAACATGCGTCAGGAGCAACTGCAGGTTGCCAATATGAGTGAACTTATGGAAGCAGGTTTAGATCCAGATTACCCGCCACCTCCCCCGCCAATGGTTGTTTTCAGGCGCCCATTAATGGACGAGGGGGCCATAGAGAGGTATGAGCAGGCCAGAAGTGCTGTTCAGCCCTTTGTTATTCGATTGCGAAATCGGTTAAGTTGGGCCAATACGCGGCAGGTGATTAATCAGTTTCAGCTGCCCAGTGGGGAATTGGATGAAGACTCCCTCTATCAGGCCAGCTATTCCAATCGAATCTTTCGACAGACAGAAATTATCAACACCAGAACAAGGAAGCTTGATATTTGCCTATTGGTGGATACCAGTGCTTCCATGGTATATCCTGCCGGAAAAGAAATTTCCAGGGTAGAATTGGCTCGAAATTTAGCAGCTCTTTTTGTGGAAGCCTTAGAACCAGTGGATTCCATTAAAACCTGGGTTTTTGGTTTTAATCTAAAAGGAGCCGTTAATATGTATGAACTCTACTCCCCGGCTTTACCCAATAAAGCACGGATTGGGGTAACTGGTGCCGAAGGGACAACGCCTGAGGGGACAGCTGTAAAATATGCTGCTTTAAGAATGATGGCAGAAGGTCGCCCCTTTGTACAAAAGGTTTTAATTGTCATTGCGGACGGAAATCCCAATCCTGGACCAGAAACCAAATTGGTTAAAGAACAAGTTAAGCGACTAAAGGCCCTGGGTTGCAAAACCATTAGCATTTTGCTGGGAGATCGCCCGCCAGAGTACGGCTATGAAAACAGTATTCCTTGGACTGACTACAATACGGTTACCACTGGGTTTGGACGGTTACTTAAAAAACTGGTGGAAGATAATTAA
- a CDS encoding replication-associated recombination protein A: protein MDLFSSSRSSLQAAPLAERMRPRSIDDFIGQEHIVGKGKLLRRAIEADKLGSIILYGPPGSGKTTLATIISEMTEANFVKINAVSAGVAEIRTEIKKARDNLNFYGKRTIFFIDEIHSLKRGAQQDCLLEAVEKGEVTLIGATTENPYFELNGALLSRSRIFQLAEHTEDDLYRLVQRALKDEEQGLGMYRVKLAEDAMKHFIEMSGGDGRNVLNALELAVLSTAPTEDGYRHITLEVAEDSTQQRYIRYDKSGDNHYDVISAFIKSIRGSDPDAALHYYARMTAAGEDPRFIVRRLIVHASEDIGMADPQAMLMAHAAWNALETVGMPEARIPIAQCIVYLATAPKSNSVISAIDAAMADVKTKSVGKVPPHLRDAHYKGSKELGHTGYKYPHNFPDHMVEQQYLPDALQGVTYYRPTDQGRESLIKRRVLIKRSKE from the coding sequence ATGGATTTGTTTAGTTCATCCAGGAGTAGTTTGCAAGCAGCGCCTCTGGCTGAAAGGATGCGTCCCAGGAGCATAGATGACTTTATTGGTCAGGAACATATTGTAGGCAAGGGTAAATTGTTACGCCGAGCCATAGAAGCGGATAAGCTGGGGTCTATTATATTATATGGCCCTCCGGGCAGTGGTAAAACAACCTTGGCTACGATCATTTCAGAAATGACTGAGGCGAACTTTGTTAAAATCAATGCAGTTTCTGCCGGAGTGGCCGAGATCCGAACGGAAATAAAAAAGGCCCGGGATAACTTGAATTTCTACGGTAAGCGAACCATCTTTTTTATTGATGAGATTCATTCCTTAAAGAGGGGAGCACAGCAGGATTGCCTGCTGGAGGCGGTGGAAAAAGGTGAAGTTACTCTTATTGGGGCTACTACAGAAAACCCTTATTTTGAGCTTAACGGGGCGTTATTGAGTCGATCCCGAATATTTCAGTTGGCAGAGCATACTGAAGATGACCTTTACCGTCTAGTTCAACGTGCGCTAAAGGACGAAGAACAGGGTTTGGGTATGTACAGGGTGAAACTTGCGGAGGATGCCATGAAACATTTTATTGAAATGTCTGGAGGTGATGGCAGAAATGTCTTAAATGCTTTGGAATTAGCAGTTTTATCAACGGCCCCAACGGAAGATGGTTACCGTCATATAACCCTAGAGGTGGCAGAGGATTCTACCCAGCAGCGATATATCCGATACGATAAATCCGGTGACAATCATTACGATGTGATTTCAGCCTTTATAAAAAGTATTCGAGGATCGGATCCCGATGCAGCCCTACACTACTATGCACGGATGACTGCAGCTGGGGAAGATCCGCGGTTTATTGTGAGACGGTTAATAGTCCATGCCTCTGAGGATATTGGTATGGCGGATCCCCAGGCTATGTTGATGGCCCATGCGGCCTGGAATGCATTAGAAACCGTTGGTATGCCCGAAGCTCGCATTCCCATTGCCCAATGCATTGTTTATTTAGCCACAGCACCTAAAAGTAACAGTGTTATATCTGCCATTGATGCTGCCATGGCGGATGTTAAGACGAAATCTGTAGGTAAGGTCCCCCCGCACCTGAGGGATGCCCATTACAAGGGGTCAAAGGAACTGGGGCATACCGGCTATAAATACCCCCATAACTTTCCAGACCATATGGTTGAACAGCAATATTTACCGGATGCATTGCAAGGTGTTACTTACTACAGGCCCACTGATCAAGGGCGAGAAAGCTTAATAAAAAGACGGGTATTAATAAAAAGATCAAAGGAATAA
- a CDS encoding globin-coupled sensor protein — MVELTNQAIKLAKRQAQLVYLDITEREVQVMASHKELFIREAQTVVDEFYKHVLQFTYLKELLNKHSTVERLKETQKNYFISLCDPIDEAYIERRLAIGKKHQEIGLYPKWYLGSYQIYTAQIQRILSGHHGSCTDSNAEALQAFMKRINLDMQLAIENYILDQLQQLISFQQDIGSVAEIIDDIAEQTNMLSLNASIEAARAGDHGRTFAVVAQEVRKLAERSSQSAKDIAQMVLSNQQVIEKMKKTADE; from the coding sequence TTGGTTGAATTAACTAATCAAGCAATTAAATTAGCAAAAAGACAAGCCCAACTTGTTTACTTGGATATTACTGAACGAGAAGTTCAGGTTATGGCATCCCATAAAGAATTATTTATACGTGAAGCCCAAACAGTTGTTGACGAGTTTTATAAGCATGTTTTACAGTTTACCTATTTAAAAGAACTCCTTAACAAACATAGTACAGTAGAGCGATTAAAAGAGACCCAAAAAAATTACTTTATTTCCTTGTGTGATCCCATTGATGAAGCGTATATTGAGAGAAGACTGGCCATTGGTAAAAAACATCAAGAAATAGGATTATACCCCAAATGGTATTTGGGATCTTATCAAATTTACACTGCCCAGATCCAACGTATCTTATCTGGCCATCATGGTAGTTGTACCGATAGCAATGCTGAGGCATTGCAGGCCTTTATGAAAAGAATAAACCTAGATATGCAGTTGGCCATAGAAAACTATATACTAGACCAACTGCAGCAACTAATTTCCTTCCAACAGGATATTGGTTCTGTGGCAGAAATCATCGACGACATCGCGGAACAAACCAATATGCTTTCCCTAAATGCTTCCATTGAAGCGGCCAGGGCAGGTGATCATGGTCGGACGTTTGCTGTGGTGGCGCAAGAAGTGAGGAAATTGGCAGAAAGATCTTCTCAATCGGCAAAGGATATTGCTCAAATGGTACTTTCTAACCAGCAGGTCATTGAAAAAATGAAGAAGACAGCCGATGAATAG
- a CDS encoding sulfite exporter TauE/SafE family protein, with product MRGLYEVLMSASRAHAKWELEMSNNIIRSRKHLLVLLVMCLPLIIPAIGYAAELPSFLGGKSAFGPSHFTPLMFYGSMAVGVCAGLITGCIGAGGGFVITPALMSLGVKGILAVGTDQFHIFAKAIMGTVIHKKLGNVNVSLAIAFLVGSGIGVTGGGTLNRALFNANPVMSDFVISTIYVVILGFLGFYSMYDFLKTRGQIDKGDAHGGPVGMTGLARKLQSINLAPMIKFDEEITPGGRKISGWFVTLCGCVTGFLAAIMGVGGGFVTFPMFVYGLGVSSFTTVGTDILQIIFTAGYSSITQYAIYGYIFYTLAMGMLVGSLLGIQIGAATTKVVPGIYIRAFYAIAIMAGFVNRAFALPEKMGQMGYISITKETGVLLNSIGTWIFFGLILLFAGWIVISFVKGLPTLRAETAKTSVSDGKGVSH from the coding sequence ATGAGGGGATTATATGAGGTTCTAATGAGTGCCTCCAGAGCCCATGCGAAATGGGAACTGGAGATGTCCAATAATATCATAAGAAGCCGGAAACACCTATTAGTTTTACTCGTTATGTGTTTACCATTAATTATACCGGCCATTGGTTATGCCGCTGAATTACCATCCTTCCTGGGAGGTAAAAGTGCCTTTGGACCGTCCCATTTTACTCCACTGATGTTTTATGGATCTATGGCGGTGGGTGTCTGTGCTGGTCTCATTACAGGTTGTATCGGTGCTGGAGGTGGCTTTGTTATAACGCCAGCCCTGATGAGCCTAGGTGTAAAAGGAATTCTGGCGGTAGGTACCGACCAGTTTCACATCTTTGCGAAGGCTATCATGGGCACTGTTATTCACAAAAAGCTAGGAAACGTCAATGTATCCCTGGCTATCGCTTTCCTGGTAGGTTCTGGAATTGGTGTTACTGGTGGCGGCACCTTGAACCGTGCCCTGTTTAATGCGAACCCTGTTATGAGCGACTTTGTCATTAGTACGATTTATGTGGTTATCTTAGGATTTCTTGGTTTCTATTCCATGTATGACTTTCTTAAAACCAGAGGGCAAATTGATAAGGGGGATGCCCATGGTGGTCCTGTCGGTATGACTGGACTTGCACGGAAGTTGCAGAGTATTAACTTGGCTCCCATGATTAAGTTTGATGAAGAAATTACCCCTGGCGGTCGTAAAATCTCCGGTTGGTTTGTGACCCTATGCGGCTGCGTTACTGGCTTTCTGGCAGCCATCATGGGCGTAGGCGGTGGATTTGTTACCTTCCCAATGTTTGTTTACGGCTTGGGGGTTTCTTCCTTCACTACAGTGGGAACAGATATCCTGCAGATCATCTTCACCGCCGGCTACAGCTCCATCACTCAATATGCTATCTACGGCTATATCTTCTACACCCTGGCCATGGGGATGCTGGTTGGTTCCCTGCTGGGTATCCAAATTGGGGCAGCCACCACCAAGGTCGTTCCAGGTATCTACATCAGAGCTTTCTACGCAATTGCCATCATGGCTGGTTTTGTCAACAGAGCCTTTGCTCTGCCGGAGAAAATGGGACAAATGGGATATATTTCTATCACCAAAGAAACTGGGGTGCTGCTTAACAGCATAGGAACTTGGATCTTCTTTGGATTAATATTACTTTTTGCTGGCTGGATAGTTATCAGTTTTGTCAAGGGGCTACCCACCTTACGGGCTGAAACTGCCAAAACTTCTGTATCCGATGGAAAAGGAGTGAGCCACTAA